In Pantoea phytobeneficialis, one genomic interval encodes:
- a CDS encoding HD domain-containing protein, translated as MNFTVQGIRIPDTQMMRDATAFIRDTESDLLFNHSSRVYYWAALAGQQRNLKVDHELLYVGCMFHDIGLTHEHCSCDKRFEVDGANAAREFLRGYGVEEGEIDKVWTGIALHTTPGIPEFMAPEIALVTAGVEMDVLGIGYEGFAADDREAVVAQHPRSASFKEEIIQAFYDGIKHRPQTTFGNVKADVLKDKDPAFQPMNFCHIIRQSRWQG; from the coding sequence ATGAACTTCACCGTACAAGGCATTCGCATTCCCGATACGCAGATGATGCGAGACGCAACCGCTTTTATCCGTGACACTGAATCTGACCTGCTGTTCAACCATTCCAGCCGGGTTTATTACTGGGCGGCTTTAGCAGGCCAGCAACGCAATCTGAAAGTCGACCATGAGTTGCTGTACGTTGGCTGCATGTTCCACGATATCGGGCTGACCCATGAACATTGCAGCTGCGATAAGCGTTTTGAAGTGGATGGAGCCAATGCGGCGCGTGAGTTTTTACGCGGTTATGGGGTGGAAGAGGGCGAAATCGATAAAGTCTGGACGGGCATTGCGTTACATACCACCCCTGGCATTCCGGAGTTTATGGCCCCGGAAATTGCGCTGGTCACGGCAGGCGTGGAGATGGACGTACTGGGGATCGGCTATGAAGGGTTTGCGGCGGATGACCGGGAGGCCGTGGTGGCACAACATCCGCGTAGCGCCAGTTTCAAGGAAGAGATCATTCAGGCATTCTATGACGGTATCAAACATCGTCCGCAAACCACCTTTGGCAATGTGAAAGCCGATGTCCTGAAGGATAAGGATCCCGCGTTTCAGCCGATGAATTTCTGTCACATTAT
- a CDS encoding GlxA family transcriptional regulator → MVHNVVILAVPGVQLLDVAGPLDAFAEANRILHRQVYQPRVMSLAGREIVASSGVRLSADCQLDTPVPEGAMSFLIAGAPDAENFSLNAIQLAAITPLCLHSQRFGSVCTGALLLAQTGLLDHRRVTTHWSVAKTLTQRYPAIALDADALYVADGPLRTAAGVTSGMDLALRFIEEDVGREVALDVAANLVMFFRRPAGQGHFVRKQQTSLDGRSALQDLQRWTLSHLATVKSVAQMAAHIQLSTRHLNRLFHQEMGVSSGEWLEESRITLARELLTANHPVKSIAALCGYSSSDVMRRAFIKVTGLTPAVYRKIYAGPEPVADSQ, encoded by the coding sequence ATGGTGCATAACGTCGTGATATTGGCGGTGCCTGGCGTCCAGCTGCTGGATGTGGCAGGCCCACTGGATGCATTTGCTGAAGCCAACCGCATTCTGCATCGTCAGGTCTACCAGCCGAGGGTGATGTCATTAGCGGGTCGGGAGATTGTGGCCTCTTCCGGTGTCAGACTCTCCGCCGATTGCCAATTGGACACTCCTGTTCCTGAAGGCGCGATGAGTTTTCTTATCGCAGGTGCCCCAGATGCCGAGAATTTTTCCCTCAACGCGATACAACTTGCCGCCATCACCCCACTCTGTCTGCACAGCCAACGTTTTGGCTCGGTGTGTACTGGCGCGTTATTGCTGGCACAAACTGGCTTGCTGGATCATCGCAGAGTCACCACCCACTGGTCGGTTGCCAAAACCCTGACGCAACGCTACCCGGCCATTGCGCTGGACGCTGATGCGCTCTATGTCGCGGATGGCCCACTGCGCACGGCGGCAGGCGTCACGTCGGGCATGGATTTAGCCCTGCGCTTTATTGAAGAAGATGTGGGGCGTGAAGTGGCGCTGGATGTTGCGGCGAATCTGGTGATGTTTTTCAGGCGGCCTGCCGGACAAGGGCATTTCGTACGTAAACAGCAGACCTCTCTGGACGGTCGTTCAGCATTGCAGGATCTGCAACGCTGGACATTATCGCATCTGGCTACGGTAAAAAGTGTTGCGCAGATGGCCGCGCATATCCAACTCAGCACCCGTCATCTGAACCGCCTGTTTCATCAGGAAATGGGCGTCAGTTCCGGTGAGTGGCTGGAGGAATCCCGCATCACCCTGGCGCGCGAGCTGCTGACCGCCAATCACCCGGTAAAATCTATCGCCGCGCTCTGCGGGTACAGCAGTAGCGATGTGATGCGGCGAGCATTCATTAAAGTCACCGGTTTAACGCCGGCGGTGTATCGGAAGATTTATGCGGGGCCAGAGCCTGTTGCAGATAGCCAATAA
- a CDS encoding LysR family transcriptional regulator produces MDRLVSMSVFVTAVEEGSIAAAARRLSLSAVMAGRYLSALEEALSVRLLERSTHQLNLTDAGASYFAKAKRILNDIREAEQEATAKHISPQGSLRIAAPVTFGTLYLAPLIAAFMRDYPQVDIQLQLLDRFIDLVDEGVDLAIRIGQLPDSDLVARRIIDYRLLACATPRYLAGAGMPVLPEDLYHHVLIGYSGTMTTSPWRFSAASGEVSQIVPSCRVLANNTGIMVELALQHAGIVYGPEFVVQPHLQTGDLVEVLPDYRCPVISLFAVTLNAKYVNTKTRLFIGYLQQALAPHKSSDTPPALNR; encoded by the coding sequence ATGGACCGACTCGTTAGCATGTCAGTATTTGTCACCGCGGTAGAAGAGGGTAGCATCGCGGCCGCGGCGCGCCGATTGAGTCTCTCCGCCGTTATGGCGGGGCGCTACCTCAGCGCGCTTGAGGAAGCGCTATCGGTAAGGTTGCTGGAACGCTCCACCCATCAGTTAAACCTCACCGATGCCGGTGCATCCTACTTTGCAAAAGCAAAACGTATCCTGAACGATATTCGTGAAGCGGAGCAGGAAGCCACAGCGAAACATATTTCCCCGCAGGGAAGCCTGCGCATCGCGGCCCCGGTCACCTTTGGCACCCTGTATCTGGCACCGTTAATTGCTGCGTTTATGCGTGATTATCCGCAGGTCGATATTCAGTTGCAGCTTCTTGATCGCTTTATCGATCTGGTTGATGAGGGGGTTGATCTGGCGATTCGTATCGGCCAGTTGCCTGACTCGGATCTGGTTGCCCGACGTATCATCGATTATCGCTTATTAGCCTGTGCCACGCCTCGTTATCTGGCGGGGGCGGGTATGCCGGTGTTGCCGGAGGATTTGTATCACCACGTCCTGATAGGTTACTCGGGTACCATGACAACATCGCCGTGGCGTTTTAGCGCCGCCAGCGGTGAGGTGAGTCAAATCGTGCCCAGCTGTCGCGTTCTCGCCAACAACACCGGCATAATGGTTGAACTGGCCTTACAACATGCCGGAATTGTCTATGGACCTGAATTTGTGGTGCAACCGCATTTACAGACAGGCGATTTGGTCGAGGTGTTGCCGGATTATCGTTGTCCGGTGATCTCATTGTTTGCTGTTACGCTTAACGCCAAATACGTCAATACCAAAACACGATTGTTTATTGGCTATCTGCAACAGGCTCTGGCCCCGCATAAATCTTCCGATACACCGCCGGCGTTAAACCGGTGA
- a CDS encoding alpha/beta fold hydrolase yields the protein MKIVSKGVELHVTDNGSGDIALVFMHFWGGSSATWSSVINLLSHTFRCVAIDARGSGESAVGGQGYRTADHADDVYNVIKELNLKRVILVGHSMGGKTAQLLASRLNQEVEALALVASAPLAPMNISEEQRSQMRMAYSSRESVLWTLENVLTAGHLTAQQQEMLVRDALRVSDDAADGWIFTASREDLRAAAEHIHLPIIIMAGEHDRVDPPAVVQQAIAGLYPWADVHIIPGKGHLLPVEAAQTVANHLSTFASSIQG from the coding sequence ATGAAAATAGTCAGCAAGGGTGTAGAACTGCATGTAACCGATAACGGCAGTGGCGATATTGCATTGGTTTTTATGCATTTTTGGGGAGGTTCTTCTGCAACATGGTCTTCGGTGATCAATCTCCTCAGCCATACATTCCGTTGTGTCGCGATTGATGCACGCGGTTCAGGAGAGTCAGCGGTTGGTGGGCAGGGCTATCGCACTGCTGACCATGCCGATGACGTTTACAATGTGATCAAAGAGTTAAACTTGAAACGGGTGATTTTAGTTGGACACTCAATGGGTGGGAAGACGGCCCAACTGCTCGCCAGCCGTCTGAATCAGGAGGTCGAGGCTCTCGCGCTGGTGGCTTCCGCCCCGCTCGCCCCGATGAACATCAGTGAAGAACAGCGCAGCCAGATGCGTATGGCTTACAGCAGCCGTGAATCGGTGCTCTGGACACTGGAAAACGTCTTAACCGCAGGGCATTTGACGGCTCAGCAACAAGAAATGCTGGTCCGGGATGCGCTTCGCGTCAGTGACGACGCGGCAGATGGCTGGATCTTTACGGCATCGCGTGAGGACCTGCGTGCTGCCGCCGAACACATCCATCTGCCAATCATCATTATGGCGGGTGAGCACGACCGGGTAGATCCTCCCGCAGTGGTTCAACAGGCGATCGCCGGACTTTATCCCTGGGCTGACGTCCATATCATCCCCGGTAAAGGCCATCTGCTGCCGGTGGAAGCCGCGCAAACGGTGGCAAACCATCTCAGCACCTTTGCCAGCTCAATACAGGGTTAA
- a CDS encoding GNAT family N-acetyltransferase: protein MNIRPAVEQDAAVIADIYNDAVLHSTAIWNDKTVDVANRVQWMADRQHAGFPVLVAVNADEAVLGYASYGDWRPWDGYRFTVEHSVYVLKTARGKGVGEALMHALITHATQQGKHVMVAGIESENTASIALHKKLGFRDAGRVSEVGNKFGRWLDLTFLQLHLDQREKP, encoded by the coding sequence ATGAATATACGCCCGGCAGTGGAGCAGGATGCGGCAGTGATTGCCGACATTTATAACGACGCGGTGCTGCACAGCACGGCAATCTGGAATGATAAAACGGTCGATGTGGCGAACCGTGTGCAGTGGATGGCTGACCGTCAGCACGCCGGTTTTCCGGTGTTGGTGGCGGTTAATGCTGATGAGGCGGTGCTTGGCTACGCCTCCTATGGTGACTGGCGTCCGTGGGATGGTTACCGCTTTACCGTGGAACACTCGGTGTACGTGCTGAAAACTGCGCGTGGCAAAGGCGTTGGGGAAGCGTTGATGCATGCGCTCATCACCCACGCCACGCAACAGGGAAAACATGTGATGGTTGCGGGTATCGAGTCGGAAAATACAGCCTCGATTGCTTTGCATAAAAAACTCGGTTTTCGCGATGCCGGTCGCGTCAGTGAGGTGGGTAACAAATTTGGCCGCTGGCTGGATCTGACCTTTCTCCAGTTGCACCTCGATCAACGGGAAAAGCCCTGA
- a CDS encoding XRE family transcriptional regulator: protein MSDEKSSKEDSINIRIGQKVKAEREKRGWSLTDLADNSGVSRAMIHKIERGESSPTATLLARLAGSFDMSMSQLIALSEVQTGTLIRQAQQPVWQDPETGYIRRHVSPGQIPVDLVSVDLPAGVSVPMPAISYLSRRQLIWVLEGTLSFQEGDHTFEMQQGDCLELGDPSDCIFSNTTTQLCRYAVVVLKNA from the coding sequence ATGTCAGACGAAAAATCCAGTAAAGAAGACAGCATAAATATCCGTATTGGACAAAAAGTAAAAGCCGAGCGGGAAAAACGCGGCTGGTCACTGACCGATTTGGCGGATAACTCTGGGGTTTCCCGCGCCATGATCCACAAAATTGAACGCGGCGAAAGCAGCCCGACGGCGACCCTGTTGGCGCGACTTGCCGGTTCTTTTGATATGAGTATGTCGCAGTTGATCGCCCTGAGCGAAGTGCAGACCGGCACCCTGATCCGACAGGCGCAGCAACCGGTCTGGCAGGACCCAGAGACCGGTTATATTCGCCGTCATGTCTCACCAGGTCAGATACCTGTGGATCTGGTCAGTGTCGATTTACCGGCCGGGGTGAGCGTGCCAATGCCAGCGATATCCTATCTGTCACGGCGTCAGTTGATTTGGGTGCTGGAAGGAACGCTGAGTTTTCAGGAAGGGGATCATACCTTTGAAATGCAGCAAGGTGACTGCCTCGAACTGGGGGATCCCAGCGACTGCATCTTCAGCAACACCACAACGCAGCTCTGCCGCTATGCCGTGGTGGTGCTGAAAAATGCGTAA
- a CDS encoding metallophosphoesterase: protein MFHLIFSIPGWYVIARFIAPLALPLAVKLVFSAVVLLATQYLFFSRFTSGSIMSPEMPRPVIILFNWAFCAVLFLAMLQVVMDAAALLALLLGHPLTIAPALRYGAGGVAMLLAAVGVHQAIRVPPVKDVVFNIKNLPPEFEGYQLLQLTDLHISKLFNARWTTKMVKKAMALDVDLIVITGDVIDGTLKNRRADVEPLRGLNAPDGVFAITGNHEYFFEQAAWTDHLASLGLKPLLNSHTVVARDGASLVIAGVTDASAPGRGAPGPDLARALVGAPERAPVVLLDHQPRNARQNAAQGADVQLSGHTHGGLIAGFDRLFAKPNGGYVSGLYAVEGMQLYVNNGTALWPGMAVRLGRPSELTRITLQPAK from the coding sequence ATGTTTCACCTGATCTTCAGCATTCCCGGCTGGTATGTTATCGCGCGCTTTATTGCGCCCCTTGCCTTGCCACTCGCGGTGAAGCTGGTGTTTTCTGCCGTGGTGCTGCTCGCCACGCAATACCTGTTTTTCAGTCGCTTCACCTCCGGCAGTATCATGTCGCCAGAAATGCCGCGTCCGGTGATCATCCTGTTCAACTGGGCCTTCTGTGCGGTGCTGTTCCTCGCCATGTTGCAGGTGGTGATGGATGCGGCGGCGTTGCTTGCGCTGTTGTTGGGACATCCGCTGACGATAGCTCCCGCGTTGCGTTATGGCGCAGGGGGCGTCGCCATGTTGCTGGCGGCGGTCGGCGTGCATCAGGCGATACGCGTGCCGCCGGTCAAGGATGTGGTGTTTAACATCAAAAACCTGCCGCCAGAATTTGAGGGCTACCAACTGCTGCAACTGACGGATTTGCACATCAGCAAGCTGTTCAATGCCCGGTGGACCACGAAGATGGTGAAAAAAGCGATGGCGCTTGATGTTGATCTGATTGTGATCACCGGCGATGTCATTGATGGCACTCTGAAAAATCGGCGCGCTGATGTTGAACCGCTGCGCGGCCTTAACGCCCCGGATGGCGTGTTTGCCATCACCGGCAATCACGAATATTTCTTTGAGCAGGCGGCCTGGACCGATCACCTCGCCTCGCTGGGGCTGAAGCCGTTGCTCAATAGCCATACGGTGGTGGCGCGTGATGGAGCCAGTCTGGTGATTGCCGGGGTGACCGATGCTTCAGCTCCGGGCAGAGGTGCTCCTGGTCCGGATTTGGCGCGTGCGCTGGTGGGCGCGCCGGAGCGTGCCCCGGTCGTGTTGCTGGATCATCAACCGCGCAATGCCCGACAAAATGCGGCGCAGGGGGCTGACGTGCAGCTTTCCGGGCATACCCACGGCGGGTTAATCGCCGGGTTTGATCGCCTGTTTGCCAAACCCAATGGCGGCTATGTTTCGGGCCTGTATGCGGTGGAAGGGATGCAGTTGTACGTTAACAACGGCACGGCGTTGTGGCCGGGGATGGCGGTGCGCTTAGGTCGTCCTTCCGAGCTGACGCGCATCACGCTTCAGCCCGCGAAATAG
- a CDS encoding MetQ/NlpA family ABC transporter substrate-binding protein: MNKKLLSVLLAASVTLLSACNKDNDNSVKVAINTGPDQALWDTVKQVAHDKYHLDVDVVAFNDYVQPNEALFNKDVDANAFQSLPYLEMQSKERGYHFAVITNTFVFPIAGYSRKIKSLKDLPDGATITISNEATTLGRSLLLLQAQGLISVKPEAGLLPTTLDITANPKNLKFVEVDTPQLARTLDDPQVYVSIINNNFAALANLSASRDGMFMEGKASPYVNAIVAREDNKDSPNIQKLKEAFQSPEVLNKANEIYKGDIIKGW; the protein is encoded by the coding sequence ATGAATAAAAAATTACTCTCCGTACTGTTGGCCGCATCCGTTACGCTGCTCAGCGCCTGCAATAAAGACAACGACAACAGTGTCAAGGTGGCGATCAACACCGGACCAGACCAGGCGCTGTGGGACACCGTTAAGCAGGTGGCGCATGACAAATATCATCTCGACGTCGATGTGGTGGCTTTTAACGACTACGTCCAGCCTAACGAAGCGCTGTTCAACAAAGATGTCGACGCCAATGCCTTCCAGAGCCTGCCGTATCTGGAAATGCAGTCCAAAGAGCGTGGCTATCATTTTGCCGTGATCACCAATACCTTCGTGTTCCCGATTGCCGGTTACTCACGCAAGATCAAGTCATTAAAAGATCTGCCGGATGGCGCGACCATCACCATTTCCAATGAAGCTACCACCCTGGGCCGCAGCCTGCTGCTGTTACAGGCGCAGGGGCTGATTAGCGTGAAACCGGAAGCGGGCCTGCTGCCAACGACGCTGGACATTACCGCTAACCCGAAAAACCTCAAGTTTGTTGAAGTCGATACGCCGCAACTGGCGCGCACCCTCGACGATCCACAGGTCTACGTTTCGATCATCAACAACAACTTCGCCGCGCTGGCGAACCTGTCAGCCTCGCGCGATGGCATGTTTATGGAAGGCAAAGCATCGCCTTACGTGAACGCCATCGTGGCGCGTGAAGATAATAAAGACAGCCCGAATATTCAGAAGCTGAAGGAAGCCTTCCAGTCACCCGAAGTGCTGAACAAAGCCAACGAGATTTACAAAGGCGACATTATCAAAGGCTGGTAA
- a CDS encoding MFS transporter, giving the protein MQDSIPGTRWYRVIAPILIVCIISFMDRVNISFALPGGMDQDLAITSQMAGIISGIFFIGYLFLQVPGGRIAVNGSGKRFIAWSLVAWTVVSVATGFVTNHYQLLALRFVLGVSEGGMLPVVLTMVSNWFPEKELGRANAFVMMFAPLGGMFTAPISGYIINALDWRWLFIIEGGLSAVILLVWWLVVSDRPEEARWLPEREKEWLLRELHRERAAARAVAPVSKAPLKAVFRNPGLMKLVALNFFYQTGDYGYTLWLPSILKNLTGSNMTGIGLLAALPFVATLLGIYAISWLSDRTGKRRLWVMVSLFCFAAALLASVVLHHNVVAAYIALVVCGFFLKAATSPFWSIPGRIAAPEVAGSARGVINGLGNLGGFCGPYLVGMMTMLYGQNVAVCWLAGSLVVAGLITTQLPKACDRNPSVGRDGSEQDNLVTLKH; this is encoded by the coding sequence ATGCAGGACTCTATTCCCGGAACACGTTGGTATCGCGTTATTGCGCCGATTTTAATTGTTTGCATCATCTCCTTCATGGACCGCGTCAACATCAGTTTTGCCTTGCCGGGTGGCATGGATCAGGATCTCGCCATTACCAGCCAGATGGCGGGCATCATCAGCGGTATTTTCTTCATTGGTTATCTTTTCTTGCAGGTGCCGGGTGGGCGCATTGCGGTTAATGGCAGCGGCAAGCGGTTTATCGCCTGGTCGCTGGTAGCATGGACGGTGGTGTCGGTGGCGACCGGTTTTGTCACTAACCACTATCAGCTGCTGGCGCTGCGTTTTGTGTTGGGTGTATCGGAAGGGGGAATGCTGCCGGTTGTATTAACGATGGTCAGTAACTGGTTCCCGGAAAAAGAGTTAGGGCGTGCGAATGCTTTTGTGATGATGTTCGCGCCGCTGGGCGGTATGTTCACCGCACCGATTTCTGGATACATCATCAATGCGCTGGACTGGCGTTGGCTGTTTATTATCGAAGGTGGGCTGTCGGCGGTGATCCTGCTGGTGTGGTGGCTGGTGGTAAGTGACCGCCCTGAAGAAGCACGCTGGTTGCCGGAGCGCGAAAAGGAGTGGCTGCTGCGCGAACTGCATCGGGAACGTGCGGCTGCGCGCGCTGTGGCACCGGTAAGCAAAGCGCCGTTAAAAGCAGTGTTCCGCAATCCGGGGCTGATGAAGCTGGTGGCGCTGAACTTTTTCTATCAGACCGGCGATTACGGTTACACCCTGTGGCTGCCCAGCATCCTGAAAAACCTGACCGGTTCGAATATGACCGGTATCGGTCTGCTGGCGGCCTTGCCCTTCGTCGCCACGCTGCTCGGTATCTATGCCATCTCATGGCTGAGCGATCGTACCGGTAAGCGCCGTCTGTGGGTGATGGTGTCGTTGTTCTGCTTTGCTGCGGCGCTGCTGGCCTCGGTGGTGCTGCATCATAACGTGGTCGCCGCCTACATCGCGCTGGTGGTGTGTGGTTTCTTCCTCAAGGCCGCTACCAGCCCGTTCTGGTCGATTCCCGGGCGTATCGCTGCGCCGGAAGTAGCGGGAAGTGCGCGCGGGGTGATCAACGGGTTGGGTAATCTGGGCGGATTCTGCGGGCCGTATCTGGTCGGGATGATGACCATGCTGTACGGACAAAATGTGGCGGTGTGCTGGCTGGCCGGATCGCTGGTAGTCGCGGGGTTGATTACCACACAATTACCCAAAGCCTGTGACCGTAATCCGTCTGTCGGACGTGATGGCAGCGAGCAGGATAATCTGGTTACCCTGAAACATTAA